In the genome of Podospora pseudocomata strain CBS 415.72m chromosome 2 map unlocalized CBS415.72m_2.2, whole genome shotgun sequence, one region contains:
- a CDS encoding uncharacterized protein (EggNog:ENOG503P4AA; COG:S), with translation MHDPASLPDEVLSSTLATIAMNRFLISTSLRSVRSFPKSRTIRPHQLHTYSLRKMSTDTPVPAPWHAAYPAPSSQTVFIPRDEVLSILANRRKDTVLVDLRRNDFEGGTIRGSINLPAQSLYPTLPTVYSTLKAAGLKKVIFYCGSSTGRGSRAASWLADYISSQNDTEMQSLALGGGIKGWAAAGPEYVKWMDEYDEKVWAKYSTT, from the exons ATGCATGATCCGGCATCATTGCCGGACGAGGTTCTCTCGTCAACTCTTGCAACGATTGCAATGAACAGATTCCTCATATCAACATCTCTTCGTTCGGTACGCAGCTTTCCAAAATCCAGGACAATCCGACCTCACCAATTGCACACCTACTCCCTCCGCAAAATGTCCACAGACACTCCTGTCCCAGCGCCCTGGCACGCCGCCTATCCCGCCCCCTCTTCTCAAACCGTCTTCATCCCCCGTGACGAGGTCCTGTCCATTCTCGCCAACAGGAGAAAAGATACCGTGCTGGTTGACCTGAGAAGAAACGACTTTGAG GGCGGTACAATCCGCGgctccatcaacctccctgcTCAAAGCCTCTATCCGACTCTGCCAACGGTGTACTCCACCCTCAAGGCTGCCGGGCTCAAAAAGGTCATCTTTTATTGTG GCTCATCGACAGGTAGAGGGAGCAGAGCAGCCAGTTGGCTGGCGGACTATATCTCGTCCCAAAACGACACCGAGATGCAGAGTCTTGCTCTGGGGGGTGGGATTAAGGGGTGGGCTGCCGCGGGGCCAGAGTATGTCAAGTGGATGGACGAGTACGATGAGAAGGTCTGGGCCAAGTACAGCACCACTTAG
- a CDS encoding uncharacterized protein (EggNog:ENOG503NVM3; COG:G) — MHISDTLWIHRQRASFSTLLLLSIMAPSGDSDTKDKIQSSTALASSIETASKSSRSSTHEKEKESPEAIRQRILDQEAEFRASQKPTTNLASFWSWKKSESRRPEDIATQPSIFDNPELAPYFQPTERYENRHRFDPSFKWTWAEEIPLIRKIDWKVTAWSCVAFFALDLDRSNISQANTDNFLDDLGLDTNDYNLGQTVFRISFLLAELPSQLISKKIGPDRWIPAQMVLWSIVSAAQFWLKGRSSFLATRALIGLLQGGFIPDVILYMSYFFKGTELPFRLALFWMANRLTDVISPLLAYGLLRLRGYHGYEGWRWLFLLEGILTLVIGIWSYFQMVPSPTQTKAPWRKKGWFTEHEEKIMVNRILRDDPSKSDMHNRQAITFKLLWESLCDFDLWPIYLIGLTFSMPAGPPDQYLTLTLRQLGFDTFDSNLLSIPCQITCTISMLLITYLSEKLNQRAFMGVVMQVWLLPCVVALYLLPADASRWAAYAVVTVLLSYPSTHAMQVGWCSRNSNTVRTRTVSAALYNMAVQTNSIISSNIYRRDDRPEYRRGNRALIGIASMNIVNYLLVKAYYVWRNKKRDETWDRMSQEERRNYLATTTDKGSKRLDFRFAH; from the exons CCAGGTCATCAACCcacgaaaaagaaaaggaatcGCCAGAGGCTATCCGTCAACGCATTCTTGACCAAGAGGCCGAGTTCCGCGCCTCTCAAAAGCCCAcaaccaacctcgcctcGTTCTGGTCCTGGAAGAAAAGTGAGAGCCGCCGCCCCGAAGATATTGCCACCCAGCCTTCTATCTTCGACAACCCCGAACTCGCCCCGTATTTCCAGCCGACCGAGCGCTATGAGAATCGTCATCGCTTTGATCCCTCCTTCAAGTGGACTTGGGCAGAGGAGATTCCGTTGATCAGAAAGATAGATTGGAAGGTCACCGCGTGGAGTTGCGTTGCCTTTTTCGCCTTGGATTTGGACAGGAGCAATATCTCACAAGCCAACACGGACAACTTCCTGGACGACCTGGGGTTGGACACCAATGACTACAACTTGGGCCAGACTGTGTTCCGAATCAGTTTCCTGTTGGCCGAGTTGCCTTCGCAACTGATCAGTAAGAAGATTGGTCCTGATCGATGGATTCCAGCTCAGATGGTTCTCTGGAGTATCGTGAGTGCGGCACAATTTTGGCTCAAAGGACGATCATCCTTTTTGGCAACGAGAGCATTGATTGGATTGCTCCAAGGCGGCTTTATTCCCGATGTGATCTTG TACATGTCCTACTTCTTCAAAGGCACAGAACTTCCTTTCCGCCTGGCGCTGTTTTGGATGGCAAATCGATTAACAGATGTCATATCCCCCCTATTGGCATACGGACTCCTGAGACTGAGAGGATATCATGGATATGAAGGGTGGCGGTGGCTATTCCTCCTGGAGGGCATTCTGACACTGGTGATCGGTATTTGGTCCTACTTCCAGATGGTACCTTCACCAACGCAGACCAAAGCTCCCTGGCGCAAGAAGGGATGGTTCACGGAACATGAAGAGAAAATCATGGTCAATCGTATCCTGAGGGACGATCCTTCCAAGAGTGACATGCATAACCGGCAAGCCATCACTTTCAAGCTACTTTG GGAATCTCTTTGTGACTTTGACTTATGGCCAATCTACCTCATCGGCCTTACTTTCTCCATGCCTGCCGGCCCACCGGATCAATACTTGACTTTGACGCTCCGGCAGTTGGGTTTCGATACGTTTGACTCCAACCTGCTCAGCATCCCTTGCCAAATCACCTGCACCATCAGT ATGCTCCTCATCACATATCTGTCCGAGAAGCTGAACCAAAGGGCCTTCATGGGAGTGGTGATGCAAGTGTGGCTTCTGCCATGTGTTGTAGCCCTCTATCTGCTACCAGCCGACGCATCAAGATGGGCGGCATACGCCGTCGTCACGGTATTGCTGTCCTATCCTTCCACTCACGCGATGCAAGTGGGATGGTGCAGCAGAAATAGCAATACCGTGCGCACACGTACCGTCTCTGCTGCGCTTTACAACATGGCAGTCCAAACCAACAGTATCATATCCTCCAACATTTACCGACGAGACGACCGACCGGAATACCGACGTGGTAACAGGGCCCTGATTGGCATTGCAAGCATGAATATTGTCAATTACCTGCTGGTCAAGGCTTATTACGTATGGAGAAACAAGAAGCGAGACGAAACCTGGGACAGGATGAGCCAAGAGGAGCGGCGAAATTACTTGGCTACCACGACGGACAAGGGAAGCAAGAGACTGGACTTTAGATTCGCACATTAG
- a CDS encoding uncharacterized protein (EggNog:ENOG503P692), which yields MRVSCNIFSPQFLTISSMPPPSSESEDDTSQHVSSSKGQSGPTVMYAAAPDTPGIPSDNSPSISDLFREMQETNRLLKLMLAAHKPDVPASPVSQLSRETTSNSDPDLVKMKVRELVRDIANQSFSPADPSNIKRFIRSFIEERISHKPREGHQGEYGPGAYVPIFVSLRDNHSGPLAEIYWNWERPNKLDPIHRVLMDASQVSNVTKQWGSRFDLDALTFSHSRETGWIIGKSPALEGAIIGCPLFYSGQGPAQKLVTARSVFDKDWKPIASAMAAPDHLTSPGSLWHCTAPLLDGGLMALDRLALITAVVLNKPNTETGIAHRFLHEFCAGWKPLYLRGNRMNYTGWSGNSDTTYQHTIRCFSPASRSDKVNFGLRPHAKCVRQSGQFPSHLASSSSPFTERRMSLLCHWDYTYPPHGFRIVALTDAMTMKQDGDINVSNDLFTDWGDRHFAVEGLNAGYHLLQSSIHRLLMFWETEWGHCLDALESNVNTSLLDILDDETSSRLMFDTSFERSRVYFKTLQMLRIFADAIRETGRDLQEMDPEKLIQGGFRRAGHDVQAFLKQDPLKDKALWNNWKILSDFQQQTEEKLLRRIAEKTEEITSLRDGVSGGDWTNLVDEPVLTVLQLFNATSLREASRATTMNRYVIVFTIMTVLYLPPSFTSALFGTPLFEAESQEETVERFKTSTIIVCVITYVLAISLIWLADKWDIAGVVYHDLRTLWRGTTDRLRRRGPDGWSLRSKSRNSSSDALVEGKQAV from the exons ATGAGAGTCTCTTGCAACATATTCTCTCCTCAGTTTCTGACGATATCCAGTATGCCGCCTCCTTCATCAGAAAGCGAAGATGACACCAGCCAACATGTCTCCAGTAGCAAGGGACAGTCTGGCCCGACAGTCATGTATGCTGCAGCGCCAGATACACCAGGAATACCATCAGAcaactccccatccatctctgATCTCTTTCGCGAGATGCAAGAGACCAACCGGCTTCTCAAGCTCATGTTGGCCGCTCACAAGCCGGATGTGCCCGCATCGCCGGTTTCTCAACTGTCAAGAGAGACCACCTCCAACAGTGACCCGGATCTGGTCAAGATGAAAGTTCGAGAGTTGGTCCGTGACATTGCGAACCAGTCATTCAGTCCCGCGGACCCCTCGAACATCAAGAGATTCATTCGCAGCTTCATCGAGGAACGCATCTCACACAAGCCAAGGGAAGGCCACCAAGGAGAGTATGGCCCCGGTGCATACGTCCCCATTTTTGTATCATTGCGAGACAACCACTCCGGGCCGCTCGCAGAGATATACTGGAACTGGGAAAGACCGAACAAGTTGGATCCCATTCACCGAGTCCTCATGGACGCATCTCAGGTCTCTAATGTCACCAAGCAATGGGGTTCAAGGTTTGATCTCGATGCTTTGACCTTTTCTCACTCTCGTGAGACAGGATGGATCATCGGCAAGAGTCCTGCCCTAGAGGGAGCCATCATTGGATGTCCACTGTTTTACTCTGGCCAAGGGCCAGCACAGAAGCTGGTGACGGCGAGGTCCGTCTTTGACAAGGACTGGAAGCCCATCGCCTCAGCAATGGCAGCCCCTGATCACTTGACCAGCCCCGGCTCGCTGTGGCATTGCACTGCTCCTTTGCTCGACGGCGGTTTGATGGCTCTTGACCGCCTCGCACTCATAACCGCTGTGGTGTTgaacaaacccaacaccgAGACCGGCATCGCCCACCGCTTTCTTCACGAGTTTTGTGCCGGATGGAAACCTCTTTACCTACGTGGCAATCGCATGAATTACACCGGGTGGTCAGGAAACTCGGACACCACTTACCAACACACCATCCGCTGTTTCTCCCCCGCCAGCAGGTCTGATAAGGTCAATTTTGGCTTGAGGCCTCATGCGAAATGTGTCAGACAATCCGGCCAGTTCCCCTCTCACCTTGCAAgctcatcctctcccttcaCCGAACGGAGAATGAGTCTTCTGTGCCACTGGGACTACACTTATCCCCCCCATGGGTTCCGTATTGTTGCCTTGACCGATGCTATGACCATGAAACAAGATGGTGATATCAATGTGTCAAATGACTTGTTTACCGACTGGGGAGATAGACACTTTGCTGTTGAGGGGCTGAATGCTGGCTATCATTTACTCCAAAGCAGCATCCACCGTCTGCTCATGTTTTGGGAAACCGAGTGGGGCCACTGTTTGGACGCATTGGAGAGCAACGTCAACACTTCT CTCCTCGACATTCTCGACGATGAAACCAGCTCCCGCCTCATGTTTGACACTTCCTTTGAACGCTCCAGAGTGTACTTCAAGACACTGCAGATGCTTCGCATCTTCGCCGACGCTATTCGGGAAACTGGCCGCGATTTGCAAGAGATGgaccccgagaagctgatCCAAGGGGGTTTCCGGCGCGCTGGACACGATGTCCAGGCTTTCTTGAAACAGGACCCgctcaaggacaaggcgCTCTGGAACAACTGGAAGATTTTGTCCGACTTTCAGCAGCAAACTGAAGAAAAGCTGTTGCGAAGAATTGCTGAAAAGACGGAGGAGATTACCAGTTTGAGAGACGgggtgagtggtggtgattggaCCAACTTGGTAGACGAACCTGTGCTAACGGTGCTGCAGCTGTTCAACGCAACTTCTCTCCGGGAAGCCTCGAGGGCGACTACAATGAACCGATATGTCATTGTTTTCACCATCATGACTGTTTTGTACCTACCCCCTAGCTTCACCTCT GCCCTGTTTGGCACCCCACTCTTCGAAGCTGAGTCTCAAGAGGAAACCGTGGAGCGATTCAAGACATCAACCATCATCGTGTGCGTCATCACCTATGTTCTCGCCATTTCCCTCATCTGGCTAGCCGACAAATGGGACATTGCCGGTGTTGTGTACCATGACCTACGCACACTGTGGCGGGGCACCACGGACCGGCTGAGACGCAGGGGACCTGATGGGTGGAGCTTGAGGTCAAAATCACGAAACTCGAGTTCTGATGCGTTGGTGGAAGGCAAGCAAGCTGTGTAG